The following are from one region of the Alicyclobacillus fastidiosus genome:
- a CDS encoding homoserine dehydrogenase codes for MAHKLAFIGFGTVGQGLAEILLRKQQLVRQEMGEDVQVVAISDAIKGSVYNPDGLDLALVLDVVKRTGSLESYPDERSTQKGWDSLKTIRETNADTIVEVTFTNVRTGQPAIDHCRAAFAAGKNVVTSNKGPAALQYAELSALAQEHGAYFGIEGTVMSGTPTLRMPLLTLPGNDITEIRGIFNGTTNYILTCMERGMTYHEALARAQQLGYAEADPTSDIEGYDAMYKVIILANVVMGVPLQPHDVTCRGIADITPADIQRAGAQGKRWKLVSRLVKRGADVIASVAPEMISLDDPLASVSGTTNAITYECDLIGPVTVMGAGAGRTETGFSLLSDLIYIAHQAKRGHGMLV; via the coding sequence ATGGCGCATAAGTTGGCCTTCATTGGGTTTGGGACGGTGGGTCAGGGCCTCGCGGAGATCTTGCTTAGGAAACAGCAACTAGTGCGTCAGGAGATGGGAGAGGACGTCCAAGTCGTGGCGATATCGGACGCGATCAAGGGGTCTGTTTACAACCCTGACGGGTTGGATCTAGCGCTCGTTCTGGACGTAGTGAAGAGGACGGGCAGTTTGGAGAGCTATCCTGACGAACGAAGTACACAAAAGGGTTGGGACAGCCTGAAGACGATCCGGGAGACGAACGCGGACACGATTGTGGAAGTCACCTTTACCAACGTGCGCACCGGACAGCCAGCGATCGACCACTGTCGGGCCGCGTTCGCCGCTGGAAAAAACGTGGTGACCTCCAACAAGGGGCCCGCGGCACTCCAGTACGCCGAACTCTCGGCCCTGGCACAGGAGCACGGCGCCTATTTCGGCATCGAGGGCACGGTGATGAGTGGGACGCCGACGCTGCGGATGCCCTTATTGACGCTCCCAGGGAACGACATCACAGAGATTCGCGGCATCTTCAATGGGACGACAAACTATATCTTGACGTGCATGGAACGAGGTATGACCTATCACGAGGCTCTGGCGCGTGCGCAGCAGTTGGGTTACGCGGAGGCGGATCCGACGAGTGACATCGAGGGGTACGACGCCATGTATAAGGTGATCATCTTGGCGAATGTCGTCATGGGCGTCCCTCTGCAGCCGCATGACGTGACGTGCCGCGGGATCGCCGACATCACCCCTGCCGACATCCAGCGCGCCGGTGCCCAAGGAAAGCGCTGGAAGCTCGTATCTCGCCTCGTCAAGCGAGGTGCTGACGTGATAGCCTCGGTGGCACCGGAAATGATCTCGCTCGACGATCCGCTCGCAAGCGTTTCCGGGACGACAAACGCCATCACGTATGAATGTGACCTCATCGGCCCTGTGACCGTCATGGGGGCCGGGGCAGGCCGAACGGAAACGGGATTTTCGCTGCTCAGCGACCTCATCTACATCGCTCACCAAGCGAAACGCGGGCACGGGATGTTGGTTTAG
- a CDS encoding amidohydrolase yields MLRQTSPVVEQAEQLAVQLSHWRRNLHAYPELSFCEHRTAAYVVNELQNVEGISIQTGVAGTGVVASLGRGSGPVIALRADMDALPICEENTHAYRSRNPGVMHACGHDAHTAILLGTAHLLARRFADGELTGTVRFIFQPAEEAADEQGRTGAPYMIEAGAFDEVTTAIALHVNPERPVGEIWVHDGYSMANVDNFFAVIKGSGGHAAYPHLTTDPTWILVPVLQALHGIVSRRVSPLEEAVVSVGQIHAGTSANVIPTEVALEGTLRSYHPDVRESLISELERALSVARAMGGDYELRIVRGEPALNNHPKVNEAIKRSIADLYPQSVVTDIPFGLGGEDFGHVSAQVPSAMFFLGCGIKGGAVRGLHTPQFDVDERCLSMGSALLVETACRLLRGDVVIQPDDKFSPNLYNV; encoded by the coding sequence GTGCTTAGGCAGACGAGTCCTGTGGTCGAACAGGCGGAACAGCTGGCTGTTCAGTTGAGTCACTGGCGAAGGAATCTGCACGCGTATCCGGAGTTGAGTTTTTGCGAACACAGAACGGCTGCGTACGTTGTCAATGAACTGCAAAATGTGGAAGGTATATCCATTCAAACTGGTGTTGCCGGGACCGGTGTCGTGGCGTCACTTGGTCGTGGCAGCGGTCCAGTGATCGCCCTGCGCGCGGACATGGATGCTCTACCCATTTGCGAAGAGAATACCCATGCGTATCGTTCGCGCAATCCTGGCGTCATGCATGCTTGTGGCCACGATGCACATACGGCCATCCTGCTTGGGACGGCCCACTTGCTCGCGAGACGGTTTGCCGACGGTGAGTTGACAGGGACCGTGCGGTTCATCTTTCAACCTGCCGAGGAGGCAGCTGACGAACAAGGTAGGACGGGTGCTCCCTACATGATTGAAGCGGGTGCATTCGACGAAGTGACGACGGCTATCGCCTTGCACGTGAATCCGGAAAGGCCAGTCGGAGAAATCTGGGTGCACGATGGCTACAGCATGGCCAACGTCGACAACTTCTTTGCCGTCATCAAAGGATCCGGGGGGCACGCCGCCTATCCTCACTTGACGACGGATCCGACGTGGATTCTAGTACCCGTGTTGCAGGCTTTACACGGAATTGTCTCCAGGCGTGTATCACCGCTTGAGGAGGCGGTCGTGAGCGTCGGCCAAATTCACGCTGGAACGAGTGCGAACGTCATCCCCACCGAAGTTGCGTTAGAAGGGACGCTTCGCAGTTATCATCCGGACGTGCGAGAGTCGCTCATCAGTGAACTCGAGCGGGCACTGTCTGTCGCTCGCGCCATGGGTGGCGATTATGAACTTCGGATCGTTCGTGGCGAGCCGGCCCTCAACAATCATCCCAAGGTCAACGAGGCCATTAAGAGATCCATTGCGGATCTATATCCTCAATCGGTGGTAACCGATATCCCGTTTGGTTTAGGAGGCGAGGACTTCGGTCACGTGTCCGCGCAAGTGCCATCTGCCATGTTCTTCCTTGGGTGCGGGATAAAGGGTGGTGCGGTTCGAGGCTTGCATACACCACAATTTGACGTGGATGAGCGCTGTTTGTCGATGGGGAGTGCGTTGCTTGTAGAGACAGCCTGTCGGCTGCTTCGCGGTGATGTCGTCATACAACCTGACGACAAATTCAGTCCGAATTTATACAATGTTTAG
- a CDS encoding M24 family metallopeptidase, with product MPLFSKDEYGNRLKKTKETMEKLGIDVLLVTDPANMNYLSGYDGWSFYVHQTLVVLLDEEQPYWIGRAQDASGAKHTAFIDTEHIAPYPEDHIHSDERHPMDFVASFLRDKQKEHCRIGIEKDAYYFTAKCAERLEFGLPDASFVDATLLVNRVRIVKSDQEIAYMRQAGLLVSQAMRVAMDSIAVGVRECDVAAKIYHAQISGTPEFGGDYPAIVPLMPRGEMTSAPHITWSDDRYCEGDAVIIELAGCVRRYHAPLARTLVLSPTSPNMSDLAKVVVEGMESALAAVKPGVRLEEVEQAWRNVIEHYGFKKESRLGYSMGLNYPPDWGEHTASIRRGDQTVLEPNMTFHMIPGMWMDDFGVEISESFRVTETGYELFADVERRLFIK from the coding sequence ATGCCTCTTTTTTCAAAAGACGAGTATGGAAATCGATTGAAAAAAACAAAGGAAACTATGGAGAAGTTGGGGATCGACGTGTTGCTTGTCACGGATCCGGCCAACATGAACTACTTGTCCGGGTATGACGGCTGGTCGTTTTATGTTCACCAAACGCTGGTTGTACTGTTGGACGAAGAGCAGCCGTATTGGATCGGCAGGGCTCAAGACGCCAGCGGCGCCAAGCACACGGCGTTCATCGACACGGAGCACATCGCCCCCTACCCGGAAGACCACATTCATTCAGATGAGCGTCATCCAATGGATTTTGTCGCCTCGTTTTTAAGGGACAAGCAAAAGGAGCATTGCCGGATTGGCATCGAGAAGGATGCCTATTACTTTACGGCCAAATGCGCGGAACGCCTCGAGTTTGGGTTACCGGATGCCTCGTTTGTCGACGCGACGCTGCTTGTCAATCGCGTGCGAATCGTCAAGTCGGACCAGGAAATCGCGTATATGCGCCAGGCGGGTTTGTTAGTCTCACAGGCCATGCGCGTGGCGATGGATTCGATCGCGGTCGGTGTGCGGGAATGCGACGTAGCGGCGAAAATCTACCACGCACAGATCAGCGGCACGCCGGAATTCGGTGGCGACTATCCCGCCATCGTTCCCTTGATGCCGCGCGGGGAAATGACTTCGGCGCCACACATTACGTGGTCCGACGACCGCTATTGTGAAGGGGATGCGGTCATCATCGAGTTGGCGGGATGTGTGCGGCGATACCATGCTCCGCTGGCGAGAACGCTCGTCTTAAGTCCGACCTCGCCAAACATGTCGGACTTGGCGAAGGTGGTCGTCGAGGGAATGGAGAGCGCACTCGCCGCTGTGAAACCGGGCGTCCGATTGGAGGAAGTTGAACAGGCCTGGCGGAACGTCATCGAACACTATGGATTTAAGAAGGAGTCGCGGTTGGGCTATTCGATGGGCCTCAACTATCCCCCTGATTGGGGCGAACACACGGCCAGCATCCGCCGCGGAGACCAAACGGTGTTGGAACCGAACATGACTTTCCACATGATTCCTGGGATGTGGATGGACGACTTCGGTGTGGAGATCAGTGAGTCGTTTCGGGTCACGGAAACTGGCTACGAGTTGTTTGCCGACGTTGAACGGCGGTTGTTTATCAAGTAG
- a CDS encoding cystathionine gamma-synthase family protein: MRGNVENIDLGTQTVWGGEDEYLIQGATQVPVVHSVGFGYRDLDEWLDVALGKREGHIYGRNTNPTVHVFEEKVRLLEGAEAATSFSTGMAAISGTLFTLLKPGDRVVSVKDSYGGTNKIFTEFLPRFQIDVALCDTSDYEQIERETQKGCTVLYLESPTNPTLKVVDIERLAKVGREVGATVVVDNTFATPINQNPLQLGADLVVHSATKFLGGHADALGGIVCGSKKLVEEIYHYREINGATLAPMEAYLLLRGMKTLKLRVERQSENAAQIASFLHTHPLVDEVFYPGLETHLHHDVAKKQMRRFGGMLSFSLKGGFDTVKVFLPRLRFAHLAANLGAVETTAGPPRTTSHVECTPEERQAMGIPENLIRYSAGIEDVDDLIRDLQQALAYAEAATQVSSSQR; this comes from the coding sequence ATGCGTGGCAACGTAGAAAACATCGATTTAGGGACGCAGACAGTCTGGGGCGGCGAAGATGAATATCTCATTCAGGGCGCCACACAAGTGCCAGTTGTGCACAGCGTAGGTTTTGGCTATCGCGATTTGGATGAGTGGCTGGATGTCGCACTTGGCAAGCGCGAAGGTCACATCTATGGGCGCAATACCAATCCCACCGTGCACGTCTTTGAGGAAAAGGTGCGGTTGTTGGAAGGCGCAGAGGCGGCGACAAGTTTCTCTACCGGCATGGCGGCGATTAGCGGAACGCTGTTCACCTTGTTAAAACCGGGAGATAGGGTTGTGTCGGTCAAGGATTCCTACGGCGGGACGAACAAGATTTTTACCGAGTTCTTGCCTCGCTTCCAAATCGACGTGGCACTGTGTGACACGAGTGACTACGAGCAGATTGAGCGCGAGACACAAAAGGGCTGTACGGTTTTGTACCTCGAGAGCCCGACCAATCCGACGCTCAAGGTCGTGGACATCGAGCGCCTGGCTAAGGTCGGACGTGAAGTGGGGGCCACCGTGGTCGTCGACAACACATTCGCGACGCCCATCAATCAAAATCCACTGCAGTTGGGTGCGGATTTGGTGGTTCACAGCGCGACGAAGTTTCTCGGCGGGCACGCCGACGCGCTTGGCGGCATCGTCTGCGGCTCCAAGAAACTCGTCGAGGAAATCTATCACTATCGCGAAATCAACGGTGCAACATTGGCACCGATGGAAGCCTATCTCCTGCTGCGCGGAATGAAGACGTTGAAACTTCGGGTGGAGCGACAGTCGGAGAACGCGGCCCAGATTGCGAGCTTCTTACACACGCATCCACTCGTCGACGAGGTATTTTACCCCGGCCTCGAAACGCATCTTCACCACGATGTGGCGAAGAAGCAAATGCGCCGTTTCGGCGGCATGTTGAGCTTTTCCCTCAAGGGCGGCTTCGACACGGTGAAAGTATTCCTGCCACGCCTGCGTTTTGCACACTTGGCCGCCAACCTCGGCGCTGTCGAGACGACTGCGGGCCCGCCGAGAACGACCAGCCACGTCGAATGTACGCCAGAGGAGCGGCAAGCCATGGGCATTCCGGAGAATTTGATCCGGTATTCGGCCGGGATCGAGGATGTCGATGATTTGATTCGGGACTTACAGCAGGCGCTAGCGTACGCAGAAGCGGCTACCCAGGTGAGTTCGAGTCAGCGGTGA
- a CDS encoding SIS domain-containing protein, protein MTITIPASIRAAFERTDHPFYMWEELWKTPAALQSILTEPNKETIRQAANSMLATDLVHLVGCGTSYFSSIAGMYAFHQFSAMRAQAHNAFEFSAYPSVGLGGTTVIATSHTGTTSAVLDSVALAKREGAFTIAITDVDDSALASAVGRVIEGGGGREKQLPKTRSYVSSLLKTYLLAAAVAEQQGRDVADLADRLADAPATAQTVLDENHELTRIIAEDVATTAQVYLFGGGPHVASAAEGTLKLQETVQVRAFGFELEEGMHGPWVTMQPSDLVIVFAVRGPSFEKAKRFVQAISKLGVKLWVLSDDPDGVPEATYRTRLPNVPEVTSPLFATLPLYEFAYQLAILRGIRPDVMRLTEEAYLTARLQLPR, encoded by the coding sequence ATGACCATCACGATTCCGGCGTCCATTCGCGCGGCATTCGAACGGACGGATCATCCGTTTTACATGTGGGAGGAGCTTTGGAAGACACCTGCCGCACTGCAGAGCATCTTGACGGAGCCAAACAAAGAGACCATCCGCCAGGCGGCGAACTCCATGTTGGCAACCGACCTGGTGCACCTAGTCGGTTGCGGTACCTCGTACTTCTCGTCCATCGCTGGCATGTATGCCTTTCATCAATTCTCGGCTATGCGCGCGCAAGCGCATAACGCCTTTGAATTCTCGGCTTACCCCAGTGTCGGGTTAGGCGGGACGACCGTGATCGCGACTTCCCACACGGGCACGACTTCGGCGGTTTTGGATTCTGTCGCATTGGCGAAGCGAGAAGGAGCGTTCACCATCGCCATTACGGACGTCGACGATTCGGCCCTCGCGAGCGCAGTAGGGCGTGTCATCGAAGGTGGGGGCGGGCGCGAGAAACAGTTGCCAAAGACGAGAAGTTATGTGTCCTCCTTGCTGAAAACCTATCTTTTAGCCGCTGCGGTGGCAGAGCAACAAGGGCGGGACGTAGCCGATTTGGCTGATCGCTTGGCCGACGCGCCGGCTACGGCTCAAACCGTACTCGATGAAAACCACGAGTTGACGCGAATCATCGCAGAGGACGTCGCAACGACCGCACAGGTGTATTTGTTTGGCGGCGGGCCACACGTGGCGAGTGCCGCGGAAGGTACGTTGAAATTACAGGAAACCGTGCAGGTGCGCGCCTTTGGATTTGAGCTGGAAGAGGGGATGCATGGACCCTGGGTGACGATGCAGCCATCTGATCTCGTCATCGTCTTCGCGGTGCGTGGACCGAGCTTCGAGAAGGCGAAACGATTCGTCCAAGCCATCTCGAAGCTCGGCGTCAAGCTGTGGGTCTTGTCGGACGATCCCGATGGCGTGCCCGAAGCCACCTACCGTACTCGTTTGCCGAATGTGCCAGAGGTGACAAGCCCTCTGTTTGCGACCTTACCGTTGTACGAGTTCGCGTATCAGCTCGCCATCTTGCGCGGGATTCGACCTGACGTCATGCGCTTGACAGAAGAGGCCTACTTGACAGCCAGGTTGCAGTTGCCTAGATAG
- a CDS encoding PucR family transcriptional regulator ligand-binding domain-containing protein, protein MHLTVRNVMDLEVMNAARVLTDSALLDQRAVKSVSVIEIPVEDFVREHEFVLTTGVGCSENPRLALEFVSDVINCGAAALAIATGRHILEIPDEVVSLAAKHQFPLIEVPWETRFADITSDVLAALNNTRESILKESEEIQGQLLSLILNSSDLADIANFIYDKLTYPILIIDRQGKLIARSNHSESLYTEWKQSDKFRFHPFHVTSDRDFPASNQQLVHRVGTHRFLKVSIRSSSEVLGYFITSIPRGMPLNTFFPIEKAYILEHASTAAALTFLRSHMIQSTESRLRTNFIWNLANGEIRSWDVILSQAESFGYNIAESHVCLIAHIENLQRVFHQSVRDVSFDNWVETTLTQLEECVRDAGEADHYNLLVTYHDDELIIFYGRPEDGGPDTPLNALIDILEACISERIEGLLFSWGIGNFHEGADAFQQSYTQARLAIDLGYRKKGRGQRTHYTEVSLNEAFVRLADDPEMQNVTDSVLGRLFEYDRMKSMDLVETLRTYLRNQCNVSQTSRDMNIHRQTLIYRIHKIESLTNRSLVDPDDLFLLDLSLRLSSVASPKSTVGS, encoded by the coding sequence ATGCATTTAACCGTACGTAATGTCATGGATCTAGAAGTCATGAACGCCGCCCGCGTGCTCACAGATAGTGCTTTGCTCGACCAACGCGCAGTCAAATCTGTGTCTGTGATCGAGATTCCAGTGGAAGATTTCGTGCGTGAACACGAATTCGTGCTCACCACGGGTGTGGGTTGCAGTGAAAATCCCCGTCTGGCCCTCGAGTTCGTGTCGGACGTGATCAACTGTGGAGCGGCCGCCTTAGCCATCGCCACCGGACGACACATTCTCGAAATCCCGGACGAGGTGGTAAGTCTCGCCGCGAAACACCAGTTCCCGCTCATTGAAGTCCCCTGGGAAACCCGGTTTGCCGACATCACGAGTGACGTTCTCGCGGCACTGAACAACACTCGTGAATCGATATTGAAAGAGTCGGAAGAAATTCAGGGGCAACTGTTGAGCTTGATCCTAAACAGCTCCGATTTGGCGGACATCGCGAACTTCATCTACGACAAACTGACATACCCGATTCTCATCATCGATCGACAAGGTAAACTGATCGCGCGAAGCAACCATTCTGAATCCTTGTATACAGAATGGAAGCAAAGCGACAAATTTCGATTTCATCCTTTTCACGTCACGTCAGACAGGGACTTCCCAGCTTCCAACCAACAGCTAGTGCATCGCGTCGGAACCCATCGCTTCCTGAAGGTCTCCATTCGATCCTCGAGTGAAGTCCTCGGCTACTTTATCACTTCGATCCCGCGCGGAATGCCCTTGAACACGTTCTTTCCCATCGAGAAGGCGTACATTCTCGAACACGCGTCGACCGCAGCAGCTCTCACCTTCCTCAGGTCGCACATGATTCAATCGACAGAATCCAGACTGCGTACCAACTTCATCTGGAATCTGGCCAACGGAGAGATTCGGTCATGGGATGTCATTCTCTCGCAAGCTGAGTCATTTGGGTACAACATCGCTGAGTCACACGTTTGCCTCATCGCGCACATCGAAAACTTGCAGCGCGTCTTTCATCAATCGGTTCGCGATGTCTCGTTCGACAATTGGGTAGAAACGACGCTCACCCAACTTGAGGAATGCGTCCGAGACGCAGGTGAAGCGGACCATTACAACCTATTGGTCACCTATCACGACGATGAGCTGATCATCTTTTACGGACGTCCCGAGGATGGCGGGCCGGACACGCCGCTGAACGCCCTCATCGATATCCTCGAGGCGTGTATCAGTGAGCGGATCGAGGGGCTCTTGTTCTCCTGGGGAATTGGCAACTTTCATGAGGGAGCCGACGCATTCCAGCAAAGCTACACACAAGCCCGGTTGGCGATTGACTTAGGTTATCGCAAGAAGGGCCGTGGCCAGCGAACCCACTACACAGAAGTCAGCTTAAACGAAGCATTTGTTCGCTTGGCCGATGACCCAGAGATGCAAAACGTCACCGACTCGGTACTCGGACGGCTGTTTGAATACGATCGAATGAAAAGCATGGATCTCGTCGAGACGCTTCGCACGTACTTGCGAAACCAGTGCAACGTCAGCCAAACCTCGCGAGACATGAATATTCACAGACAAACCCTGATCTATCGAATCCACAAAATCGAATCGCTGACCAACCGCTCCCTCGTCGACCCGGACGATTTGTTCTTACTCGACCTCAGTCTGAGACTCAGTTCGGTAGCTTCCCCCAAGTCGACGGTGGGATCGTAA
- a CDS encoding cyclodeaminase, with amino-acid sequence MYIFTERDIRACVQLDLDVIGVIERAFVDLAEGKVTTPPIMRVDIPESHGEVDVKSAYVHGQETFAIKISSGFFHNHALGLPTGNGMMTLISAKTGVPIALLLDNGYLTDVRTAAAGAVAAKHLANPHVRTAGVIGTGLQARYQAQALRLVRHYDELLVYGRSPSRAEEFAHEMCESLGVPVKVAHSAQAVVSQCDVLVTTTPARTPVVDWAWIHRGQHITAMGSDAEHKHELDPAVLGNADLVVCDLKSQCLRLGELHHAVEQKGIAEDGVIELGDVVAGKHPGRVAEAQVSICDLTGTGVQDTAIAQLAFSRLRERGFGIQLDSAKE; translated from the coding sequence GTGTACATCTTCACGGAGCGAGACATTCGCGCGTGTGTGCAACTAGACTTGGACGTGATCGGCGTGATCGAGCGCGCATTTGTCGATCTCGCCGAGGGCAAAGTGACCACTCCGCCGATTATGCGCGTCGATATTCCAGAGTCGCATGGAGAAGTCGACGTGAAGTCAGCGTACGTCCACGGGCAGGAAACGTTTGCGATCAAAATCTCGTCCGGGTTCTTCCATAATCACGCGCTCGGGTTGCCGACAGGCAACGGTATGATGACGCTGATCAGCGCGAAGACGGGGGTCCCTATTGCACTACTCCTCGACAACGGGTATTTGACGGACGTTCGGACAGCTGCCGCTGGAGCCGTCGCCGCGAAGCATTTGGCAAATCCGCACGTCCGCACGGCGGGTGTGATTGGTACAGGACTGCAGGCGAGGTATCAAGCGCAAGCTCTGCGCCTGGTAAGACACTACGACGAGTTGTTGGTATACGGGAGGTCGCCGTCGCGTGCTGAGGAGTTTGCTCACGAGATGTGTGAATCCCTTGGCGTTCCCGTGAAGGTTGCGCACAGTGCACAAGCGGTCGTCTCGCAGTGCGACGTCCTCGTCACGACGACGCCGGCGCGGACACCTGTGGTCGACTGGGCGTGGATTCACAGAGGGCAGCATATCACTGCGATGGGGTCAGATGCCGAGCACAAGCATGAACTCGATCCCGCAGTGCTTGGCAACGCGGATTTGGTCGTGTGCGATTTGAAGTCACAGTGTTTGCGTTTGGGTGAGCTCCATCACGCTGTGGAGCAGAAGGGGATAGCTGAAGACGGCGTGATCGAGCTCGGCGACGTCGTCGCCGGCAAGCACCCTGGCAGAGTAGCTGAAGCGCAAGTTTCGATTTGTGATTTGACCGGGACCGGCGTTCAAGACACCGCGATTGCGCAATTGGCATTTTCGCGATTGCGGGAGCGTGGCTTCGGCATCCAACTGGATAGTGCCAAGGAGTGA
- the eutB gene encoding hydroxyectoine utilization dehydratase EutB: MCALANTESASDVQLNDVVLASERIYSYARRTPIIYSERLSNEFMEGTSVHLKLENLQEIGAFKVRGAAHAIQSLSDEDRKKGVTTFSTGNHGLAVAYVAKRMGIRAVICISNDVPSSKVAAILRTGAEIKRVGHSQDEAEALCRQLNEQQGLTIIKPFDHPHVIAGQGTIGLELLEDVPQLDTVVVPLSGGGLIAGIALVMKSSGRDIRVVGVSMERGAAMYESIRLGEPTLVEETETLADSLRGGIGLDNRYTFPMVQSLVDEIVLVPEAEIRHGMQFMLKEHGMVVEGAAATGIGAILNKQIRNFGKHAVVIISGKNVDEGVLQRLVRG, encoded by the coding sequence ATGTGCGCATTGGCAAATACGGAATCGGCAAGCGACGTCCAACTGAATGACGTCGTCCTCGCCAGCGAGCGAATCTATTCGTACGCCAGACGGACCCCCATCATCTATTCCGAACGCCTGTCCAACGAATTCATGGAGGGCACATCCGTTCATTTGAAACTAGAGAACCTGCAAGAGATTGGCGCGTTTAAAGTACGTGGAGCCGCTCACGCTATTCAGTCACTCTCCGACGAGGATAGGAAGAAAGGCGTCACGACGTTCTCGACTGGCAACCACGGGTTGGCTGTCGCCTATGTCGCCAAGCGAATGGGCATTCGAGCCGTCATCTGCATCTCGAACGACGTCCCAAGCTCGAAGGTCGCAGCCATCCTGCGGACTGGTGCTGAAATCAAGCGCGTCGGCCACAGCCAAGACGAAGCTGAAGCGCTGTGTCGACAACTGAACGAACAGCAAGGTCTCACCATCATTAAGCCGTTCGACCACCCGCACGTCATCGCCGGACAGGGGACCATCGGGCTGGAACTGCTAGAAGACGTGCCGCAGCTAGATACGGTGGTCGTCCCGCTGTCTGGAGGGGGATTAATTGCCGGCATCGCCCTCGTCATGAAGTCCTCTGGTCGCGATATCCGGGTCGTCGGCGTTTCGATGGAACGCGGTGCGGCGATGTACGAAAGCATTCGCCTCGGCGAGCCCACACTCGTCGAAGAGACAGAGACATTAGCCGATAGCCTTCGCGGTGGGATCGGTCTCGACAATCGATATACATTTCCGATGGTTCAATCGCTCGTGGACGAAATTGTCCTCGTACCAGAAGCAGAAATTCGCCACGGCATGCAGTTCATGTTGAAAGAACATGGTATGGTAGTAGAAGGAGCCGCCGCAACTGGCATCGGGGCCATTCTGAACAAACAAATCCGAAACTTCGGTAAACATGCCGTTGTCATTATCAGCGGGAAAAATGTGGATGAAGGTGTCCTCCAACGACTTGTACGAGGGTAA